The Wansuia hejianensis genomic interval TGCCACCAGGGACATCCTTGGTCTTGCCGTACACCTGCAGCACGCCGCCGGCAATGGCGCGGCCCATCCACTGGGCGTGAGCGTAACCGCGCGCCACATCGTCAAAGCTGTCTGTCTCCAATCCCTTCAGATCGCCCTCTTTCGCGTTGACGTTCACATGATTCAGGTCACCCTGTGCTCCATTAAAATAAACTGCTTTCACATGGGGAATTGCCCGTTCCAGCGTTTCCCTGACAAATCTCGGATAATCCGCGGAAATTTTGCAGCCTCCGATCGTGTCCGGATGCACCTGGAAATTAACCAACAGGATATCGCTGGCATGTTCTCTCGAAAGCTGTACCAGCTGCAGAGATTCATCGGGTGTGCCGATGGACTCCGCGATGTCGGGATTACCGACGCCGGGATTCGTACGGATTGCGCCGTCCTTCATGCGGAACCTTCTCTCAAAGGAAACTCCCGGAACCGCCCCCCGTCCGATACTCACAGTGACAGGTTTCAGATCCTGAACTGCCAGGCGGGCCGCATCTGACAGCTTCCTGCCCAGCATATCAAGATATCCGGGATCACCCTTCTTATCCGTCGCCGGACCCGTGTGGGTATGGGTGCAGTGGACGTATACGGCTTCATAATCGATGCCGTTCTCCTCCGCCACCTTATGGCGGAACTTATCCATGTCCACCTGATATACCTCACAGATATCGATGCTCAGCAGCACAGCGGTCTTCTCGCCGTCGCTGACAGCCACACAGTTTGCTTCCAGCGGATCCAGAATCCCGTCGGCAAACCGATCATTGTAATAACCATCTACAAAAACCCCCAGAGGAGGTGTAATATCCAGCCGTGAAAATCCAGCTTTTAACTTCTCCATTGTCTATGATCCTCCCGTTCTTCACATATTAAACGGACAGGCCTGATGAATCAGGCGTATACACGGCTGTTCAGGCTTTCTCCCAGCCAGCCGCGATCTTAGCACGCAGTTCATCAAAACTTTTCAGCCCGCTCAGCGCATCATATGCCGCCACGCAGGACGCTCCTGTGCCTGCGGCCAAATGCAGAGACTCCTCCCAGGAACAGCCCTCCAAAATCGCGCACAGAAATGCCGCGATGCTGGTATCACCCGCTCCTGTACCGGAAAGTATTCTGTCCGGCTTATAGCTTCTCTCGAAATATTCCTGCCCGGCCCAGCCGGCCATCTCTTCACCCAGACCGCCGCCGATCTCCCGGATATATTCAGCAGTATTGGTGCGCAGGTAGAGACCCGGCGCCCCGCATTTGATCAGCACAACCTTCGCGCCCCAGCCGAGAAGCTTCTCAGCCAGAGGACGTATATCATCATCCACCGACAATATGGAGGTGATGTCTCCGCCTTTGCTTCTCTCCAGCCACTCATGGTACCTGGGACGGTCTATGAGGAATGCCAGCTCTTCCACGCTGGGCGCGAAAATGTCTATATACGGAATTGCCTGCTGAATCACACTTTCCCAATCCACCTGACCGGCTTCGCTGTCCTCATCGACAATGGCCATATCCAGGGAGGTTGCCACTCCCAGAGATTTGACCTTCCTGAACAGCTCCACCATCGGCGCTCCCCCGTCCTGATACATGCTGCGCATGATGGAGGGATAGCCAAAATGGAACAGTGACGCGTCTCTGACCAGGTCAAAGTCTATGTCCTCCATGGTGAAGGTATTATTGGCCCCGCTGTCATGAAGGATAATCCGGTCTATGCCGGCAACCGATATCACAACTGAATAAGAGGTTTCGTCGCCTTCCGCGACGATCATTCCGGATTCGACGCCGTACTCCTTCAGCTGAGAAAGTACCAGCTTTCCGAAATCATCTGTTCCGACTTTTCCCATCAGCTTCACATCGGCTCCCAGCACTTTCATCGCCAGGCCTGTGTTACCCACGGAGCCGCCTGTATGTATATCCGGCTTGCCAACCGGTATCAGGCGGCCGGGAATCAGATACTCTCCGATATTCTGATAACTTTTATTCTGGGAAATCGCCGGCGTAATGTCCAGGCAGATATGCCCGGCTGAAATTGCCTTCCGTTTTGCTCGTTCTTTCATGTCCTACTTACCCCCAAAATAGATCGTTATCCTGTTTATCTGTTTCTCAGTTCTTTCACTACTTCTTTTACTACCAGCTGCACGATCTGGTCAACATTCCTTGCATCCATCCCGCCTTTTCCCACGGAACCGAACAGCTCCAGCTTCCGGATGACTGCCGACTTAACTGCATTCACAGCGGCCGGGATCAGATCGATCACACCCTTGTTCATATTGTCAAAGGCGCTGAATTCCGCCTCTACGGCCGCGATGTTGATATCCGTAAAGATATTGACCTTGCTGATGCCCTTCTCAATGGCCTTCTTAAAATCTGAATCTGTCAGCCCTGAACCGCCGTGCAGTACCAGCGGGATATCGATTGTCTTGGCAATCGTCTCAATCCTTCCGAAATCCAGCTTGGGCGGCAGCTTGTAAGCGCCATGCGCCGTTCCTACGGCGATGGCAAGGGCGTCTACCCCAGTCTTGTCCACAAAATCCTTTGCCTGCTTCGGATCTGTATAGAATCTGGACGGATCATCCATATGAGAAGATCCTTCCGCCGATCCCTCATTGTCTCCCACATGGCCCAGCTCCGCTTCAATTGTCGCGCCATAGGAATGGGCAATATCCGCCATCTCTTTTACCTTTTCCACGTTCACATCATAGGGATCTGTGGAACAGTCATACATGATAGAGGAGAAGCCCAGCTTCAGGGCTTTCAGGCAGGTTTCTTTCCGAAGGCCGTGGTCAAGATGGATGACTACCGGCACTTTGGCCTTCTTTGCCATCGGGATCAGGTAATAGGACACTTCATCCAGCGGGCCATAGGGGAACAGCACCTCCGCCGTACCCATGATGACCGGTGAACCAGTCTCTTCTGCAGCCGCGATAATGCCCCGCGCCAGTTCCAGATTAACAGCATTGAAAAGCCCTACGGCGTATTTCCCTTTTTTGGCCGGAATCAGCACATCGTTTAATGTTACAAGCATGTAATAGCCTCCTTCGTATCCTGAATGGAATATTCACTTTTTAAAATTTCTTTCAAAAGTTATTTTATCTCATACCCGCGCCCTTGTCAAGAAAAGCCGCAGCTTAATTACATTCTGCAACTAACGGGCCAGCCAGCTCTTTCAGATAGAACAGCTTGCCGGGAAGGGTCGGAACTACGCTGGAGG includes:
- a CDS encoding class II fructose-bisphosphate aldolase; amino-acid sequence: MLVTLNDVLIPAKKGKYAVGLFNAVNLELARGIIAAAEETGSPVIMGTAEVLFPYGPLDEVSYYLIPMAKKAKVPVVIHLDHGLRKETCLKALKLGFSSIMYDCSTDPYDVNVEKVKEMADIAHSYGATIEAELGHVGDNEGSAEGSSHMDDPSRFYTDPKQAKDFVDKTGVDALAIAVGTAHGAYKLPPKLDFGRIETIAKTIDIPLVLHGGSGLTDSDFKKAIEKGISKVNIFTDINIAAVEAEFSAFDNMNKGVIDLIPAAVNAVKSAVIRKLELFGSVGKGGMDARNVDQIVQLVVKEVVKELRNR
- a CDS encoding carbohydrate kinase family protein produces the protein MKERAKRKAISAGHICLDITPAISQNKSYQNIGEYLIPGRLIPVGKPDIHTGGSVGNTGLAMKVLGADVKLMGKVGTDDFGKLVLSQLKEYGVESGMIVAEGDETSYSVVISVAGIDRIILHDSGANNTFTMEDIDFDLVRDASLFHFGYPSIMRSMYQDGGAPMVELFRKVKSLGVATSLDMAIVDEDSEAGQVDWESVIQQAIPYIDIFAPSVEELAFLIDRPRYHEWLERSKGGDITSILSVDDDIRPLAEKLLGWGAKVVLIKCGAPGLYLRTNTAEYIREIGGGLGEEMAGWAGQEYFERSYKPDRILSGTGAGDTSIAAFLCAILEGCSWEESLHLAAGTGASCVAAYDALSGLKSFDELRAKIAAGWEKA